In Antennarius striatus isolate MH-2024 chromosome 8, ASM4005453v1, whole genome shotgun sequence, a single window of DNA contains:
- the cplx2a gene encoding complexin 2, like, giving the protein MNFVMKAALGGGPPDVGKMLGGEEKEEDPDAAKKEEERQEALRQQEEERKAKYAKMEAERESMRQGIRDKYGLKKREEAEAEAAAAAEEPAAGSLTRPKKAVPAGCGDEEEEESIMDTVMKYLPGPLQDMLKK; this is encoded by the exons GAGGTCCCCCTGATGTGGGAAAAATGCTGGgtggggaggagaaggaggaggacccTGACGCGgcgaagaaagaggaggagagacaggaggcgctgaggcagcaggaggaggagaggaaggccAAATATGCCAAGATGGAAGCCGAGAGGGAAAGCATGAGGCAAGGCATTAGGGATAAG TATGGCTTGAAAAAGCGGGAGGAGGCCGAGGCCGAGGCAGCAGCCGCCGCAGAGGAGCCGGCCGCCGGCAGCTTGACCCGACCCAAGAAGGCGGTGCCGGCTGGCTGTGgcgacgaggaagaggaggaaagcatCATGGACACAGTGATGAAATACCTGCCTGGACCACTGCAGGACATGCTGAAGAAGTAG